The following are encoded in a window of Solidesulfovibrio magneticus RS-1 genomic DNA:
- a CDS encoding CBS domain-containing protein: MLTAKDVMTANVVTINEDTDITAAATLLFEKGYNGVPVVNAAGKLTGILCQADLVAQQKKLSLPSVFSLLDGFIPLGSMKDLDREVEKMSALTAFHAMTAKPVTVTPETLIDEVATLMTEKGYHTIPVVSGDAIVGIIGMRDILGTLLKK, encoded by the coding sequence ATGCTCACAGCCAAGGACGTGATGACCGCAAACGTCGTCACCATCAACGAAGACACGGACATCACCGCCGCCGCCACGCTGCTTTTTGAAAAGGGCTACAACGGCGTGCCCGTGGTCAACGCCGCCGGCAAACTGACCGGCATTCTCTGCCAGGCCGATCTGGTGGCCCAGCAAAAAAAGCTGTCCCTGCCCTCGGTGTTCTCCCTGCTCGACGGTTTCATTCCCCTGGGTTCCATGAAGGACCTGGACCGGGAAGTGGAAAAGATGTCGGCCCTGACCGCGTTTCACGCCATGACCGCCAAACCGGTCACCGTGACCCCGGAAACGCTTATCGACGAAGTGGCCACGCTCATGACCGAAAAGGGCTACCACACCATTCCGGTCGTCTCCGGCGACGCCATCGTCGGCATCATCGGCATGCGCGACATCCTGGGCACGCTGCTCAAAAAGTAG
- a CDS encoding L,D-transpeptidase, with amino-acid sequence MREAVGSSSAVRGVSCPKAHEAGFPRTGGPLFRQAALSLAGRWAVAGLLAVFLTVWLPGLALAAKDKPAATPTAAAPAKATPFYEAEAAAVADAAVRQELLEVGRQFASAVTARTMARFSGKAGQRHLELLTDPGQAFRDAARADALARLQAANADLAASQYFVYADRNPATQLLLLAYYDAQAKRVAFVGADFISSGKLRPREDSFITPVGVFEHLPENWGYRAEGSKNSKGWRGLGARGSRVWDFGYQQAPRQFRQGVYDSQMRLLMHATDPDQGEPRLGGPDSKGCVRVSAAANAFLDSRSILDRHYEQIAATDKERDMWLLRRDRAPVSHPGSYLVVGDSALGSASN; translated from the coding sequence ATGCGGGAGGCCGTCGGGTCTTCTAGCGCCGTTCGCGGCGTGTCCTGCCCAAAGGCTCACGAAGCGGGTTTCCCTCGGACGGGAGGCCCGCTTTTTCGTCAGGCGGCCCTTTCCCTGGCCGGCCGATGGGCCGTGGCCGGGCTTTTGGCCGTCTTTTTAACCGTCTGGCTGCCGGGCCTGGCCCTGGCGGCCAAGGACAAGCCGGCCGCCACGCCCACCGCCGCTGCGCCGGCCAAGGCCACGCCCTTTTACGAGGCCGAAGCCGCCGCCGTAGCCGATGCCGCCGTGCGCCAGGAACTCCTTGAAGTCGGCCGGCAGTTCGCCAGTGCGGTCACGGCCCGGACCATGGCCCGCTTTTCCGGCAAGGCCGGCCAGCGCCATCTGGAACTGCTCACTGACCCCGGCCAGGCCTTCCGCGACGCCGCCCGTGCCGACGCCCTGGCCCGGCTCCAGGCCGCCAACGCCGATCTCGCAGCCAGCCAGTATTTCGTCTACGCCGACCGCAACCCGGCCACCCAACTGCTGCTTTTGGCCTACTACGACGCGCAGGCCAAACGCGTGGCCTTTGTCGGCGCGGATTTCATCTCCTCGGGCAAGCTGCGGCCCCGGGAGGACTCATTCATCACGCCGGTGGGCGTTTTCGAGCATCTGCCCGAAAACTGGGGCTACCGGGCCGAGGGCAGCAAAAACAGCAAGGGCTGGCGCGGCCTTGGCGCGCGCGGCAGCCGGGTGTGGGATTTCGGCTACCAGCAGGCCCCGCGCCAGTTCCGCCAGGGCGTCTACGACAGCCAGATGCGCCTCTTAATGCACGCCACCGACCCGGACCAGGGCGAACCGCGCCTTGGCGGCCCGGATTCCAAGGGCTGCGTGCGGGTGTCGGCGGCGGCCAACGCCTTCCTCGACAGCCGCTCCATCCTCGACCGCCACTACGAGCAGATCGCGGCCACGGACAAGGAGCGCGACATGTGGCTGCTGCGCCGCGACCGCGCCCCGGTCTCCCACCCAGGCAGCTACCTCGTGGTCGGCGACTCGGCCCTGGGCAGCGCCTCGAACTAG
- a CDS encoding NAD(P)H-hydrate dehydratase, whose product MSQDASPFDPLPTPEEIAGWDQASVAECGMSFLALMENASREAYHALVGEVGELAGKRVLLLAGPGNNGGDAVALARHLHNRGADVTLALARPRGQYKGAAGYNVRLAAKLGLPMIALVKADLSGADAPDIIVDGLLGTGFRGELRPDMAAVVEAVNRLAGRSYIFALDIPSGLDGLHGRPSPVAVRADATVAFEAAKTGLVAAPAAPFVGKLLVRDIGIPTLIKERHPCRAGRIAPRVMGLVGPADPLLHKGSAGRVVVVGGSRGLTGAPLLAGLGALRAGSGLVSVACPGAVEIALKAGFPDVMTMPMGTCGHFTAAEAQAVREFAAGAGALALGPGLGRHPDTAGFLTALLPLPCPLVLDADALHFLADDRELAAKIENNAVMTPHPGEAARLLGTDIPGVEADRMASARELAARYGCVAVLKGPATVVATPEGYVAVSPVIAPNLAVGGSGDVLSGLLASLLARRLSPLLAASLAVYWHGRAGEALADAYPARGNLASEIADMLPRAATE is encoded by the coding sequence ATGTCCCAAGATGCCAGTCCCTTTGATCCCTTGCCGACCCCTGAGGAAATCGCCGGTTGGGATCAGGCCAGCGTGGCCGAGTGCGGCATGTCGTTCCTGGCGCTCATGGAAAACGCCAGCCGCGAGGCCTATCACGCCCTGGTTGGCGAGGTGGGTGAGTTGGCCGGCAAGCGGGTGCTCTTGCTGGCCGGACCGGGCAACAACGGCGGCGACGCCGTGGCCCTGGCCCGGCATCTGCATAACCGTGGCGCGGACGTGACCCTGGCCTTGGCCCGCCCCCGGGGACAGTACAAGGGCGCAGCCGGCTACAACGTCCGGCTGGCGGCCAAGCTTGGCCTGCCCATGATTGCCCTGGTCAAGGCGGATCTTTCCGGGGCCGACGCGCCCGACATCATCGTGGACGGGCTGCTTGGCACGGGCTTTCGCGGCGAGCTGCGGCCGGACATGGCGGCCGTGGTCGAGGCCGTCAACCGGCTGGCCGGGCGGTCGTACATTTTCGCCCTGGACATTCCCTCGGGCCTGGACGGCCTGCATGGCCGGCCTTCGCCCGTGGCTGTGCGGGCCGATGCCACGGTGGCCTTCGAGGCGGCCAAGACCGGGCTGGTCGCCGCCCCGGCCGCGCCCTTTGTCGGCAAGCTGCTGGTGCGCGACATCGGCATCCCGACCCTTATCAAGGAGCGTCACCCTTGCCGGGCCGGGCGCATCGCCCCGCGCGTCATGGGGCTTGTCGGCCCGGCCGATCCGCTGCTCCACAAGGGCAGCGCCGGCCGGGTGGTTGTGGTCGGCGGCAGCCGGGGGCTTACCGGCGCGCCGCTTCTGGCCGGCCTTGGGGCGCTTCGGGCCGGCTCGGGGCTGGTCAGCGTGGCCTGTCCCGGCGCGGTGGAAATCGCGCTCAAGGCCGGTTTTCCCGACGTCATGACCATGCCCATGGGCACGTGCGGCCATTTCACGGCTGCCGAGGCCCAGGCCGTGCGCGAGTTTGCCGCCGGAGCCGGGGCCCTCGCCCTGGGGCCGGGCCTGGGCCGCCATCCCGACACGGCCGGTTTTTTGACCGCGCTTTTGCCCCTGCCCTGCCCCTTGGTCTTGGACGCCGACGCCCTGCATTTCTTGGCCGACGACCGCGAACTGGCGGCAAAAATAGAAAATAACGCCGTCATGACGCCCCATCCCGGCGAGGCGGCCCGGCTGCTCGGCACGGACATCCCCGGCGTGGAGGCCGACCGGATGGCCTCGGCCCGGGAACTGGCCGCGCGCTACGGCTGCGTGGCCGTGCTCAAGGGGCCGGCCACGGTGGTGGCCACACCCGAAGGCTATGTGGCCGTCAGCCCCGTCATCGCCCCGAATTTGGCCGTGGGCGGCTCGGGCGACGTGCTCTCGGGACTGCTGGCCAGTCTGCTGGCGCGCCGTCTTTCCCCCTTGCTCGCCGCAAGCCTTGCGGTGTATTGGCATGGTCGCGCCGGCGAAGCCCTCGCCGACGCCTATCCCGCACGGGGCAACCTGGCCTCGGAAATCGCCGACATGCTGCCCCGGGCCGCAACGGAGTAA
- a CDS encoding acyltransferase family protein, with protein sequence MQRRVTQIESIRVLAMFAIFFYHVWTVLPDGGAQNPFGPILGDIMSQGYLGVVVFNAITGFVLTLPHANPGGKPPMAYFDFFRRRFGRITPQYYLSLALWSLVALLAGAMPLAALGACVAEKLFFVQTFDPTRFFCLEPALWWMGLLAQFYLTFPLLLKLFEKYSPAKAAAVCVGAGWGLWLILSLLAKVSDTAALFDYMLYFNLPYRLPEFALGMAFAMAWKARAAAPRQGDLETGVPTTWLIGFLAATYAALPLAIVFKSALPALLAHMLLTVACLGLAGTLFVWPAMARIGAKPAVALAAATSYSFYLLHQPILGYGADLLRGHLHPFAAMCLLTVVSLPLSYYLSRVQDDLVARFDAKK encoded by the coding sequence ATGCAGCGCCGCGTCACCCAGATCGAAAGCATCCGGGTTCTGGCCATGTTCGCCATCTTCTTCTACCACGTCTGGACCGTGCTGCCCGACGGCGGCGCGCAAAATCCCTTCGGCCCCATCCTCGGCGACATCATGAGCCAAGGCTATCTCGGCGTCGTGGTCTTCAACGCCATCACCGGCTTCGTCCTCACCTTGCCCCACGCCAATCCGGGCGGCAAGCCGCCCATGGCCTACTTCGACTTCTTCCGCCGCCGCTTTGGCCGCATCACCCCGCAGTACTACCTGTCCCTGGCCCTGTGGAGCCTGGTGGCCCTGCTTGCCGGAGCCATGCCCCTGGCCGCGCTCGGGGCCTGCGTGGCCGAAAAGCTCTTTTTCGTCCAGACCTTCGACCCCACCCGCTTTTTCTGCCTGGAGCCGGCACTGTGGTGGATGGGCCTGCTCGCCCAGTTCTACCTGACCTTCCCGCTTTTGCTGAAGCTTTTCGAAAAGTACAGCCCGGCCAAGGCCGCCGCCGTCTGCGTCGGAGCCGGCTGGGGCCTGTGGCTGATCCTGTCGCTTCTGGCCAAGGTCAGCGACACGGCCGCGCTGTTCGATTACATGCTCTACTTCAACCTGCCCTACCGCCTGCCGGAATTCGCCCTGGGCATGGCCTTCGCCATGGCCTGGAAGGCCCGGGCCGCCGCCCCGCGCCAGGGCGACCTGGAAACCGGCGTGCCCACGACCTGGCTCATCGGCTTTTTGGCCGCCACCTACGCCGCCCTGCCCTTGGCCATTGTCTTCAAAAGCGCCCTGCCGGCCCTGCTTGCCCATATGCTCCTCACCGTCGCCTGCCTGGGGCTGGCCGGAACGCTTTTCGTCTGGCCGGCCATGGCCCGCATCGGGGCCAAGCCGGCGGTGGCCCTGGCCGCCGCCACCTCCTACAGCTTCTATCTGCTCCACCAGCCCATCCTGGGCTACGGGGCCGATCTGCTACGCGGCCATCTGCACCCCTTCGCCGCCATGTGCCTGCTGACCGTGGTCAGCCTGCCGCTGTCCTATTACCTGTCGCGCGTCCAGGACGACCTCGTGGCGCGCTTTGACGCCAAGAAATAG
- a CDS encoding aspartate kinase: MRIMVQKYGGTSVKGLERMRLVLARIQKAHQEGFKVVVALSAMSGETNRLLDMAKEFSPNPDPAELDVLVTTGEQASVALFAMLCKDAGLRARSLLGFQIPITTNSNFCRARIMDIDTQRLRGLLEDYDVLVVAGFQGVDCLGRLTTLGRGGSDTTGVALAAALEAEVCEIYTDVNGVYTTDPNLCSNARKLDRISYDEMLEFSSMGAKVLQIRSVEFAKKFNVPVRVRSTFTDDPGTLVTLEDTEMEDVLVSGIAYDKDQCRITVRNVMDRPGVAAAIFAPIAEAGILVDMIIQNTGREGRTDMTFTISRGNLDKTLAILEKLKPEIGAAEIQHDTNVCKVSVIGVGMRSHSGVASMMFTILKKENINILMIATSEIKITCLIEEKYLELAVRTLHDAFGLSQAPTPAC, encoded by the coding sequence ATGCGGATTATGGTGCAAAAATACGGCGGCACGTCGGTCAAGGGCCTGGAGCGCATGCGCCTGGTCCTGGCCCGCATCCAGAAGGCCCATCAAGAGGGCTTCAAGGTCGTCGTGGCCCTCTCGGCCATGTCCGGCGAGACCAACCGGCTCCTCGACATGGCCAAGGAATTTTCCCCCAATCCCGATCCGGCCGAACTCGACGTGCTGGTCACCACCGGCGAACAGGCGTCCGTGGCGCTATTCGCCATGTTGTGCAAGGACGCCGGACTGCGCGCCCGGTCGCTGCTCGGGTTCCAGATTCCCATCACCACCAATTCCAATTTCTGCCGCGCCCGCATCATGGACATCGACACCCAGCGTCTGCGCGGCCTGCTGGAGGATTACGACGTGCTGGTGGTGGCCGGCTTCCAGGGCGTGGACTGCCTGGGCCGTCTGACGACGCTCGGCCGTGGTGGCTCGGACACCACGGGCGTGGCTCTGGCCGCCGCCCTGGAGGCCGAGGTCTGCGAGATCTACACCGACGTCAACGGCGTCTACACCACCGACCCCAACCTGTGCAGCAACGCCCGCAAGCTCGACCGCATCTCCTATGACGAGATGCTGGAATTCTCCAGCATGGGGGCCAAGGTCCTGCAAATCCGTTCGGTGGAGTTCGCCAAGAAATTCAACGTGCCGGTCCGCGTCCGCTCGACGTTCACCGACGATCCCGGCACCCTGGTCACTTTGGAGGATACGGAAATGGAAGACGTCCTGGTTTCGGGCATCGCCTACGACAAGGACCAGTGCCGCATCACGGTGCGCAACGTCATGGACCGCCCGGGCGTCGCCGCCGCCATCTTCGCCCCCATCGCCGAAGCCGGCATCCTGGTCGACATGATCATCCAGAACACCGGACGCGAAGGCCGCACAGACATGACCTTCACCATCTCCCGGGGCAACCTCGACAAGACCCTGGCCATTCTCGAAAAGCTCAAGCCCGAGATCGGCGCGGCCGAGATCCAGCACGACACCAACGTCTGCAAGGTCTCGGTCATTGGCGTGGGCATGCGCAGCCACTCCGGGGTCGCCTCCATGATGTTCACGATCCTGAAAAAGGAGAACATCAACATCCTCATGATCGCCACCTCCGAAATTAAGATTACCTGCCTCATCGAGGAAAAGTACCTCGAACTGGCCGTTCGGACCCTGCACGACGCCTTCGGGCTATCCCAGGCTCCCACCCCGGCCTGCTAG
- a CDS encoding ASKHA domain-containing protein: MANIFFLVGPGGQRAVTARPGDTLARALFRAGFFVGVPLCAGLGRCGRCRARFAADAPPPLPAELRRLSPDELAAGWRLACLHPARGGERLELPEGATTPAGPPVAPTPEAAGDGPLGLAVDLGTTGLAWRLVSLADGTVAAQGRGVNPQLGAGAEVVSRLAFALEPGGGDYLRRLVVDELKRLAVPAGPRLAALCVAGNAVMMSILCDKPLGGLAHAPYGLSWRGDSLERLDPGLPPAYVPPLFGPFVGADIAAGLTALVRQAPAYPFLLADLGTNAELVLALSPDRYLAASAPLGPALEGVGLSQGAMAGPGVAVAFALTPAGIVPEFFDPDHTGAPRGIAGPGYLSLTARLVEQQILDVDGRFATTPAATPLGRRLAAQVGRAHGEPYFETAGCRLPAGDVEELLKVKAACNLAVSALLAAAGLATADLASVHLAGAFGAAVSPADLETLGFLPPGLAGRAHVAGNLSLAGAALFLADAPSRRQAAGLAARTTLVPLVDAADSGEAFIQRMVFSYVL; the protein is encoded by the coding sequence ATGGCGAACATTTTTTTTCTTGTCGGGCCGGGCGGACAGCGGGCGGTGACGGCCCGGCCCGGCGACACCTTGGCTCGGGCGCTTTTCCGGGCCGGCTTTTTCGTGGGCGTGCCCCTGTGCGCCGGTCTAGGACGTTGCGGCCGCTGCCGGGCGCGCTTTGCGGCCGATGCGCCGCCGCCCTTGCCGGCCGAACTGCGTCGGCTGTCCCCGGACGAGCTGGCCGCCGGCTGGCGCTTGGCCTGCCTGCATCCGGCCCGGGGCGGCGAACGTCTGGAACTGCCCGAGGGCGCGACCACTCCGGCCGGGCCTCCTGTCGCGCCGACGCCTGAAGCGGCCGGCGACGGCCCCCTGGGCCTGGCCGTGGACCTTGGCACCACCGGTCTGGCTTGGCGGCTGGTGTCCCTGGCCGACGGCACGGTGGCGGCCCAGGGGCGCGGGGTCAATCCCCAGCTTGGGGCCGGGGCCGAGGTGGTCTCGCGCCTGGCTTTTGCCCTGGAACCCGGCGGCGGCGACTATCTGCGCCGGCTGGTTGTGGATGAACTCAAGCGGTTGGCCGTCCCCGCCGGCCCCAGGCTCGCCGCCCTGTGCGTGGCCGGCAATGCCGTCATGATGTCGATTTTGTGCGATAAGCCCTTGGGCGGTTTGGCCCATGCGCCCTATGGCCTGTCGTGGCGCGGCGACAGCCTGGAACGCCTTGATCCCGGCCTGCCGCCGGCCTATGTGCCGCCGCTTTTCGGGCCTTTTGTCGGCGCCGACATCGCCGCCGGTCTGACCGCCCTGGTGCGGCAAGCGCCGGCCTACCCTTTTTTGCTGGCTGATTTGGGCACCAACGCCGAGCTGGTGCTGGCCCTTTCCCCGGACCGCTATCTGGCCGCCAGCGCCCCGCTGGGGCCGGCCCTGGAAGGCGTGGGCCTGTCCCAGGGAGCCATGGCCGGGCCGGGCGTGGCCGTGGCCTTTGCTCTCACCCCGGCCGGCATCGTGCCGGAATTTTTTGACCCCGATCATACTGGAGCGCCGCGCGGCATAGCCGGACCGGGCTATCTGTCCCTGACCGCGCGACTGGTCGAGCAGCAAATCCTTGACGTGGACGGTCGATTCGCTACAACCCCGGCCGCGACCCCGCTTGGCCGGCGTCTGGCCGCCCAGGTCGGACGCGCCCACGGCGAACCGTATTTCGAAACCGCCGGCTGCCGGCTGCCGGCCGGCGACGTCGAGGAGTTGCTCAAGGTCAAGGCGGCCTGCAATCTGGCCGTTTCGGCGCTTCTGGCTGCCGCCGGCCTGGCCACGGCCGATCTGGCCTCGGTCCATCTGGCCGGGGCGTTCGGCGCGGCCGTATCGCCGGCCGATCTCGAAACCCTCGGCTTTCTGCCGCCCGGACTGGCCGGGCGCGCCCATGTGGCCGGCAACCTGTCCCTGGCCGGCGCGGCGCTGTTTCTGGCCGACGCCCCAAGCCGCCGTCAGGCGGCCGGGCTTGCCGCCCGCACCACACTCGTTCCCCTGGTCGACGCCGCCGATTCCGGCGAGGCCTTCATCCAAAGGATGGTTTTTTCCTATGTCCTCTGA
- the tsaE gene encoding tRNA (adenosine(37)-N6)-threonylcarbamoyltransferase complex ATPase subunit type 1 TsaE, translated as MDPSQPARLRLPDEAATLELGRILAEILANPATRAALLLRGDLGSGKTTLVRGLAGALPGGDEAEVASPSFNIVNVYPTRPEVFHVDLYRIPGGDPCVEEHLEAALENQAVAVVEWAQHLSRALAPPDRLECDWLPVPSGRLCELTAHGRRGAAALTALIAACPNLLDR; from the coding sequence ATGGACCCCAGCCAACCAGCGCGCCTGCGGCTGCCGGACGAGGCGGCCACACTGGAACTCGGCCGTATTTTGGCCGAAATCCTGGCCAACCCGGCCACCCGGGCCGCCCTGCTCTTGCGCGGCGACCTCGGATCAGGCAAAACCACCCTCGTCCGGGGACTGGCCGGGGCGTTGCCCGGCGGCGACGAGGCCGAGGTGGCCAGTCCAAGTTTCAATATCGTCAATGTCTACCCGACCCGGCCCGAGGTGTTCCACGTCGATCTCTACCGGATTCCCGGCGGCGATCCCTGCGTGGAGGAGCACCTGGAAGCGGCTTTGGAAAACCAGGCCGTGGCGGTCGTGGAATGGGCGCAGCATCTGTCCCGGGCGCTTGCGCCGCCGGATCGCCTGGAATGCGACTGGCTGCCGGTCCCCTCGGGGAGGCTGTGCGAATTGACTGCCCACGGGCGGCGGGGCGCGGCGGCCCTGACCGCCTTGATCGCGGCCTGTCCGAACCTGCTTGACCGCTAG
- a CDS encoding C40 family peptidase, with the protein MTDARAHAKGLTKLKPYVVMAVLALALAGCTSKPKTYSYNFEDYQGFNASNKFLVAGDHEAQLIAAAENNLISGNLFDQGGSTPAPSAASAPRMQAAASPDKLISDNLFELTSVQRKGGVYDRMLRTAHTQLGTRYRSGGCDPNSGFDCSGFTTWVFNRYGIHLPRSSREQYQVGSMVAKNNLRKGDLVFFRSKRGVNHVGIYLEDGKFIHSASQGKNVTISHLEEDYWRTHYAGGRRVF; encoded by the coding sequence TTGACCGACGCGCGCGCACACGCCAAAGGCCTAACCAAGCTCAAACCCTACGTCGTCATGGCGGTCCTGGCCCTCGCCCTGGCCGGGTGCACCTCGAAACCTAAAACCTACTCCTACAATTTCGAAGACTACCAGGGCTTTAACGCCAGCAACAAATTCCTGGTCGCTGGCGACCACGAAGCCCAGCTCATCGCCGCCGCCGAGAACAACCTCATCTCCGGCAACCTGTTCGACCAGGGCGGCTCCACGCCGGCTCCCAGCGCCGCATCGGCCCCCCGGATGCAGGCCGCGGCCTCGCCGGACAAGCTTATCAGCGACAACCTTTTCGAGCTGACCTCGGTGCAGCGCAAAGGCGGTGTCTACGACCGCATGTTGCGCACCGCCCATACCCAGCTCGGCACGCGCTACCGTTCCGGCGGCTGCGACCCCAACTCCGGATTCGACTGTTCCGGTTTCACCACCTGGGTCTTCAACCGCTACGGCATCCACCTCCCCCGCTCCTCCCGGGAGCAGTACCAGGTGGGTTCCATGGTGGCCAAAAACAATCTGCGCAAGGGCGATCTCGTCTTCTTCCGCTCCAAACGGGGCGTCAATCACGTCGGCATTTATCTGGAAGACGGCAAGTTCATCCACAGCGCCAGCCAAGGCAAAAACGTCACCATCTCCCACCTCGAAGAAGATTACTGGAGAACGCATTATGCGGGAGGCCGTCGGGTCTTCTAG
- a CDS encoding MBL fold metallo-hydrolase: MRVVFVGVGEAFDEGLANTSLFVAGLAGLAGETRRTVLLDCGFTAGAAFFACPAIAPADRQDGPDAVWISHFHGDHFLGLPWLIARLHEQGRSRPLCVHGGAGVAAKVLAALDLAYPNLREKLSFEIVGIEARPGVAFDLAGFGARAELTGHGAPCLGLRLETRLGALYYGGDGPMTAKGLELASGCSLAVLEAYGLEAGVPGHGSVSEAVEAAEAAWVEALAVVHVRREVRRERGDAIRRMLTDASIRAFLPEPGEVFEAS, translated from the coding sequence ATGCGGGTGGTTTTTGTGGGCGTGGGCGAGGCGTTTGACGAGGGGCTGGCCAACACGAGCCTGTTTGTGGCCGGCCTGGCCGGCCTGGCCGGCGAGACGCGGCGCACGGTCCTGCTCGACTGCGGCTTCACGGCAGGGGCGGCGTTTTTCGCCTGTCCGGCCATTGCCCCGGCCGACCGTCAGGATGGGCCGGACGCGGTCTGGATTTCCCATTTCCACGGCGACCATTTCCTGGGCCTGCCCTGGTTGATCGCCCGGCTCCACGAGCAGGGGCGCTCGCGGCCGCTTTGCGTCCACGGCGGGGCCGGGGTTGCGGCCAAGGTGCTGGCCGCCCTGGATCTGGCCTATCCGAATCTGCGGGAGAAGCTGTCATTCGAGATTGTCGGGATCGAGGCCCGGCCGGGCGTGGCTTTCGACCTAGCCGGTTTTGGCGCTCGGGCGGAGTTGACCGGGCACGGCGCGCCGTGTCTGGGGCTGCGGCTCGAAACCCGGCTTGGGGCGCTGTATTACGGCGGCGACGGGCCGATGACGGCCAAGGGGCTGGAGCTGGCTTCGGGGTGTTCCCTGGCCGTGCTGGAAGCGTACGGCCTGGAAGCGGGCGTGCCCGGCCACGGCTCGGTGTCCGAGGCTGTCGAAGCGGCCGAAGCGGCCTGGGTCGAGGCGTTGGCCGTGGTCCATGTGCGGCGCGAGGTGCGCCGGGAGCGCGGCGACGCCATCCGCCGGATGCTCACCGACGCCTCGATCCGGGCGTTTCTGCCCGAGCCGGGGGAGGTCTTCGAAGCTTCCTAG
- a CDS encoding small ribosomal subunit Rsm22 family protein, with protein sequence MSSDAAAVPARPGAKRLLAPLPPDVRARLEAYPELLRKALPLRPGLVRELPKVVRELSLSLTAEREGGPRPGYLSDPKVLSAYLWYYLPWNLVRLSRLLPGLDLDIPDGGVVCDLGSGPLTFIQALWLSRPDLRKRRLRITCVDRSKRALELGLALFAELAGFDPTRPDAPWRIRVTRGEYWQGLTDGADLVAMVNVANELAGKVREPLDERMERVAAQLSESLVPGGRVLVVEPGTRLGWRCLLGMRQAFVEMDMDIAAPCPHREECVLLAGRTRAWCHFTMSPVGSPRWLTAFSERAGLGKERLSLSFLLARKARPAPSGGARVVSGAFSLADVPGSAVYGCSASGLLVLCSPDRRPPAPGDLLAVDVPAGAPLDAKSGAPRVMLAPDPSGVGSAEPRAATGRAPVPGDKAARGQERRSGSTKAGAGSREEKGGKRRPRPGGAPGASGPAGAPGSSRQSPGSKPPRPAGKGQSSGSGKPGRPPRSRRD encoded by the coding sequence ATGTCCTCTGACGCCGCCGCCGTGCCGGCTCGTCCCGGCGCCAAGCGCCTGCTTGCGCCCCTGCCCCCGGACGTCCGCGCCCGGCTCGAAGCCTATCCCGAATTGCTGCGAAAGGCCTTGCCGCTGCGCCCGGGCCTGGTGCGCGAACTGCCCAAGGTCGTGCGCGAACTGTCCCTGTCGCTGACCGCCGAGCGCGAAGGCGGCCCCCGGCCGGGCTACTTGAGCGACCCGAAGGTGCTGTCGGCCTATCTTTGGTATTATCTGCCCTGGAACCTTGTACGTCTGTCGCGTCTGCTGCCTGGCCTCGACCTCGACATTCCCGACGGCGGGGTGGTCTGCGACCTCGGCAGCGGCCCCTTGACCTTCATCCAGGCCCTGTGGCTGTCGCGGCCTGATCTGCGCAAGCGGCGGCTGCGCATCACCTGCGTGGACCGCTCCAAGCGGGCCCTGGAACTGGGGCTGGCCCTTTTCGCCGAGCTGGCCGGCTTCGACCCCACCCGCCCGGACGCGCCCTGGCGCATCCGCGTCACCCGGGGCGAATACTGGCAGGGATTGACCGACGGAGCCGATCTCGTGGCCATGGTCAACGTGGCCAACGAGCTGGCCGGCAAGGTCCGCGAACCGCTGGACGAGCGCATGGAGCGCGTGGCCGCCCAACTGTCCGAAAGCCTCGTGCCCGGCGGCCGGGTCCTGGTGGTCGAGCCCGGCACGCGCCTGGGCTGGCGCTGCCTGCTGGGGATGCGCCAGGCCTTTGTCGAGATGGACATGGATATTGCCGCCCCCTGCCCCCACCGCGAGGAGTGCGTGCTCTTGGCCGGGCGCACCCGGGCCTGGTGCCATTTCACCATGTCGCCGGTGGGTTCGCCCCGCTGGCTGACCGCTTTTTCCGAGCGGGCCGGCCTTGGCAAGGAGCGCCTGAGCCTGTCTTTCCTGCTGGCCCGCAAGGCCCGCCCTGCGCCCAGTGGCGGGGCGCGGGTGGTGTCCGGGGCCTTTTCCCTGGCCGACGTGCCGGGCAGCGCGGTTTACGGCTGCTCGGCTTCCGGGCTGCTGGTGCTGTGTTCCCCGGACCGCCGTCCGCCCGCCCCGGGCGACCTGCTGGCCGTGGACGTGCCGGCCGGCGCGCCGCTCGACGCCAAAAGCGGCGCGCCGCGCGTCATGCTCGCCCCGGACCCGTCCGGCGTGGGGTCGGCGGAGCCCCGGGCCGCAACCGGCCGTGCCCCCGTCCCTGGGGACAAGGCGGCCCGCGGCCAGGAGCGCCGCTCCGGTTCGACCAAAGCCGGGGCCGGTTCCCGGGAGGAAAAGGGCGGCAAGCGACGTCCCCGGCCGGGCGGCGCGCCCGGAGCGTCGGGTCCGGCCGGCGCGCCTGGCTCGTCGCGCCAGTCGCCGGGGAGCAAGCCGCCCCGTCCGGCCGGGAAGGGCCAATCCTCAGGATCGGGCAAACCGGGCCGGCCGCCTCGTTCGCGCCGGGACTAA